The genomic interval catttatgatatggagatggttaggaggccataatggacagaggccagtgggcaaatttggccaggatgttgGGGttaaagacatcctgggattttaatCACAGAGAGTCGggatctcggtttaacgtctcatccgaaagacgccactcactgagcagtatagagtcctcatcaatatactggggcattaggacccacacaaacctgctggtctcactaacaccacttccggcagcaaccttgcttccccatgtggtctcccatccaagtactgaccggacgcagccctgcttagctttagtgggcgaccatgtaGACATTTTTTCATAAGCTATTGAATAAGGGCCATGCCCCATTCACACTTAAAGTAatttggcagtattttggttgattgattggcaGAAAGGTCCTTGTTGTAATGATCTTGAGAGGCCCACAGATCCTCCCTGCCCTCAGAGTGTCCGGACCTTTAAGTGATCCTTTTGTCCCCCTTCATATTTAGGTAATTTAACATTTCTGTTAAAACTGTTGGCAAATATTGAAGGGGTGGCCCAGAGtataattttaaggcttggttgtgtatGTAGGGTgcacttcatttgtaaaaaaaaaaaaaaaaaaaaacatgtttttttttttttttttcaattagcctactttaattatatactgctactcagctaacatgaaaacaacaatCAAATTTCCTAGTTCCTCAGAAAGGCCCgctctcaagaggctctgattggtcagctaacataatgtgctgtgattcgcagatctgctccacgtcaccaggaaaagcatcacgCCTCTACCTAAACACTTTGCCTCTCTTGTGTAAATACTGCcggtcagagtagctgttagccgtatcagtttgagtctgaatcagacaaaaaatgaaaaggacacagctgaacctcactcCTGCtctctaagtgaagtttatttataaactaatttcgagaggatcacgtgcttagaattgctagcggctggatccgcattatccaattctcaatgcaccaatcagacaactcctaagctaatacaaataccctgggttacgtaccaccgctatcttcgttttgaagaattcccccatccacccctactcctccttcttcctagatgggtgacacggtggcccagtgcttagcactgttgactcacagcaagaatgtctctggttccaggctttaccaaaccagtagacatttctgtgcggagtttgcattttctccctgtgctaacgtgggttttccctgggttccccggtttcctcccaccgtccaaaaaacatgcaacataagttaattgactaatccaaaccggcactatagacatgctcctggtaaatggttatctctcaagagcaatcactggctgttcattggttattacaacaggggagttctcgagatctacctgagctcaaactcccctctcgccttgcaacgggagggagccccgggctcgaggattttatgagctcagggctctctcccgggacagcatgccaaacaagcttataattgatcatcagctaagtgtgaactcttgaaaatacaacctgacaagtgtctttcatacaTATTCgaattataagcatgtgtaagtaatttGAAACGTTCACACATCTTTTGcgagttggttatttgagatgtagaatgcagggaaagcatCCGCATAGAGAAACACTGCAGCGCAGGAGTGacgattgtgggtgtttacaagggtttgactgataaatttgaatttgtagctaaattgttaatgatgccaaacagcatttcctgttgtttacatccttgtttacatccttgctacaacatactgtaacactagaaactatgcatgtaatagatcaatttgaacaaataaaaacacttacaggttgtggctcacaatccacagcttcttctattatggttggagctgctcctacTTTGAGTTAGTTttctgtcctttgtcaaatgcttgttatatatttttttataattctctggaacataattcaaattaaactgtaagcacttctctctttgtgtcgtgtctttTGGAAACCCGAATTCTAAAACAGAAGCTCTGTAGaaaagcagcgtttggacggcattttagctttctctgctataacattacagcgcttatggccacgcccctttgcttgACTTTTGTTTCATTTTCCAAAGTCTGTATGTACAAAGTGGCTATTGACGAGTGCTGTCAGAAATCATTTATAAAACCTTTTCTCATCCTAACAACCAGGGCCTTGGCATAGGTGACATAGGTAGTTGCCCAGGGATCAAAATAATTAGGGTCGTTGCATAAGAGGATTTTATTTTGTAGAGGAGTATTTCAGCAAATCcagacaacacaggctcattgtgaaaacgtagccctgcggacgtttctgaacacagcgaattacgtaggcggaggtacatCTGGCtgaatttaatttctttaaacgaatgctatggagtggtgtgacgccattccttttcgcgcttaccagctgaccgcttacctccgtatggacggcattccggctgcaaccagtttgtcccgttagcgtgccacgtccgtcggcggatttgagatgcagagaggagttgaccacgaagaccagggttcgagtctggtgaagagcggttccagaaagcaggtaagacaaaaacagcatccaaaatataaaacaaacaagggaatagcagggtgaggatgtggtaaaaaaaaaaaagtcagacgagggcttttatttttttggattgcttttgaaatgtgttggctgggtttagggaagcgggtgggcgggacaatcaataaaattggttgggtttagggaagggggagggtgggtcagccgatcgctcgctcagtcagtcagaaagtctgttcaaaagtgagtcaacagcggcctctggttggtttacgcaagaacagcaggcgcgaatggcactcgcgagggaaatttgagatctcgaaaagcatacacagcgacctctggctgACCACAGTGAAAATGAATTAACCAGTGTGTTCATGTATGAAACGGGCAACAGAAAACACTCAAGGATAACTTTAATTGTACCAcatgacattcacagagctgtcaGATGAGGTTTCGTTTTCATACTTGACATTtagtaaaaacaaaatatgagATATCAAATACACTCAAAGCAGGAGAGAACTGGTCGAAATCAGACAGAAATTCTCTTAAGGCTGTTCAGAGTTGCATCAAACGCTTAGCATGTCATCCCTGAGTCCTCATCTTTCTGTTATTGTGAgtccatatatataaatatatatatatatatatatatatatatatatatatatatatatatatatagcctactTGATATGAGCTGCTCGTCACTGCCTTGTTTTCTTTTCCGTCCCATTGACTTGTCCCTCCAGTTTGCTGATTCGGCTCTCTAGGCTCCCGTTTCTGCCTCCACCGCTGCTCGTTGCGACTGCGAACACGGCGCAGATGAGCACCAGCAGAATCAGTCTCATTGTGGTGACTTCAGGTGAGGCGATGGGGTCACTGACGATCCGCACAAACACCCACGCTACCACGACTGGCTTGACAAGCCAAAACACTCGCCTTACGAGGCCCACGGTGATCCGCAGCAGGAAGTACAGCAGATAGTAGCCAAGCAGAGCCAGCAGAGCCCACTTGGTCACCGCAGATACACCCTCAGCGGTGAAATGAGGGATCGATACTATCTCtttgagaaagaaaaacaaacaaacaaaaaaaacaatgtttaattggATGTATTTTCTTGGGTTAACGAGAACCGTGTTTTCCTGAGCAAAATCAACACAGTTTTGTCAAAATTAGCTTGACAATTTTGTCAACAAACTCACAATCTTCCTGTGCGTCCCTCACAACCTTAAGGTTTTTTCAATGGTTGTTAAGGGTTTATTTAAGTGGCTGTAAGGGTGTTGATATGTGGTTGTTATGGTATTCTGGCTGACTATTACAGTAGATGGCAGGGTGTGTACTTGTGTGACATaatggtggttgctagggtgttcttcaTGGTTGTTGCATCATAGCTTTGCAGTTGCTTAATTCTTCTGGGTGACTGGTACAGTAGTTGGTTGTTAGTGCATATTTGTTGGTTGGTAGATTGTTGCgaggatgttctgagtggttgctagaacATTGCTAAGAAAAAACATAACTACAATTGTGCTAGGGAATTTTTGTGGATCTAGTTGGTTGGTAGTGTACTTGGTAGTGTAAAGGTCATTGTCATTGTGTTCTAGGAGGTGGCTAGACATTGTTGTTAAGTTTAAGGTTGTCCAGAGTGATTGCTAAAATTAGGTTGTTAGGTTGCCAGTTTGTAGATGTGTTCAGGCAGATTATCACTGTATTTATGATGGTAAGGCGTACTTTGTAATGTAGGTGATTGGTAGGGTTTTCAGGTGATTGCCATAAGACTGCTAgtttttggttgctagggtggttTTAGGAGGTAGCTACAAAGTTTGTAAAGAATTTCTGAGTAACTTGGTTAACTGCTTTAGTTGGTTGCTAGGGCATGGTGTCTGCTATAGGTAGTTTGGGCAATTCTATCAAGTTTGCTAATGTGCTCTGGTTGACTGCTAAGTAGTTGGTTTCTAGGGTGCACTTGGTTTTAATGTGATCACTAAAGCATTGTTC from Danio aesculapii chromosome 14, fDanAes4.1, whole genome shotgun sequence carries:
- the LOC130241107 gene encoding uncharacterized protein LOC130241107 isoform X2, with amino-acid sequence MAVHNAVSRISEKLLFFMFLVLVRSVLCHAFAEEFTSGSVILEPLDALRRYVESIVGTHAIKMCLEFVEMVLQFVAEGAASGLNVIAVYVSEILRATGANEIVSIPHFTAEGVSAVTKWALLALLGYYLLYFLLRITVGLVRRVFWLVKPVVVAWVFVRIVSDPIASPEVTTMRLILLVLICAVFAVATSSGGGRNGSLESRISKLEGQVNGTEKKTRQ
- the LOC130241107 gene encoding uncharacterized protein LOC130241107 isoform X1, which translates into the protein MAVHNAVSRISEKLLFFMFLVLVRSVLCHAFAEEFTSGSVILEPLDALRRYVESIVGTHAIKMCLENAVLYLDSVFGPENIYSFAMFVEMVLQFVAEGAASGLNVIAVYVSEILRATGANEIVSIPHFTAEGVSAVTKWALLALLGYYLLYFLLRITVGLVRRVFWLVKPVVVAWVFVRIVSDPIASPEVTTMRLILLVLICAVFAVATSSGGGRNGSLESRISKLEGQVNGTEKKTRQ